The Leadbetterella byssophila DSM 17132 DNA window ATTATCTGGAGGAAAAGTTTTCTCTGGAACAACTTACCACTGAAGTAGATAATCCGGAATCCTTTTTCTATCTGTTGGAAGAAGATAATGAGGTATTAGGATACCTTAAACTCAATATCGGAAAGGCGCAAACGGAATAGCAGATGATCTGGAGATTGAGCGTATCTATGTCTTGGCTAAAGCTCAGGGAAAGAGATATGGCCAACTGTTGTACGAAAAAGCGATAGAAGAGGCAAAAAGTAGAGGTATAACAAAGCTTTGGCTGGGCGTATGGGAAGAAAACGTGAAGGCCTTAGGTTTTTACCAAAGAAATGGATTCGAAACCTTTGGATCTCATATCTTTACACTTGGAAAGCATCCACAGGTGGATCTATTAATGAAAAAGCAGCTATGAACAAGATTAAACCTTATAAGCCGGAGGAACGTCAACACTATTTAAAGGTCTGGGAAGATTCAGTACTTGCCACGCATCATTTCTTGGAGCCTCATGTATTTCAATCCATAAAGAAAATCGTTTCGGATCTGGACTTTGGTGAACTAGAATCCCATGGTTTATGGGAGGATGATGAATTATTAGGTTTTATTGGTATTGCCGATAAAAAAATTGAAATGCTTTTTCTATCTCCAAGGCAAAGAGGAAAAGGTTATGGTAGGTTATTAATGGAATTTGCCCTAGATATATATGCAGTCAACTCACTCGATGTGAACGAGCAAAATCCTGAAGCTTTGGGTTTTTATTTACACATGGGTTTTGAGATTCAGGGCAGAAGTGAGATCGACAGTTTAGGTTTACCTTACCCTATTCTTCATTTACTTAGGAAAAACTTGGATTGATTTTAGTTTAACTCAAATTACCAGAAATTCTAAAGCCGTCTTTTTCAAGGTTTACCGAATTTTGTGTCCTTATCTACACTAAGGATGGTAAACTTTATCTTGATAGCTTTTTGTGTGGGCGTGGGGATGTTGTTGCAAAAGCTAAGATTAGTACCTCATGATGCCCATAAGGGAATCAATACATGGATCATGTATGTAGCTCTTCCTGCCGTTTCTTTTAAATATTTGCCAAAGGTACAATGGGATGTACAGATGATTTTTCCCGTCTTGGCACCCCTTCTGGCCTGGGCGGGAGCCTGGGTAGTAATGGAGCTATATTGTAAAGGGAAACACTATAAACAACGTTCCAGAAGTACTTTAGAGATGGTGTCAGGGTTTAGTAATACTTCATTTATAGGTTTTCCCTTGGTGACCGCATATTATGGAGAAGGTCATTTGCCTATAGCTATTCTAAGTGATCAGTCTACATTTATCCTTCTCTCCACAGTGGGAATAATTACCTCCTTGAAAGCCAGTAGTACCGAAAGGATATCTTTTACTGGAATTGCAAAAAAACTGGTGACTTTCCCTCCATTTATCGGCTGTGTTATCGCTCTGTTTTTCTCGCCTTTTGTTTCTTTTGAGGTAGCTGAACCATTTTTTGATAAGCTGGTAGCTACGGTAGGTCCCTTGGCTTTGTTTTCTATAGGGCTTCAATTAAAATTTGAAGGGTGGAAGCAACAAATGCCGCAGATTAGTATGGCCTTATGGTACAAATTAATTCTGGCGCCAGGCCTAGTGCTGTTTGCTGCTTTAATGCTAAATGTGGATGAAGAAATTGCTAAAATCAGCATTTTTGAAATGGCTATGCCCACTTTGGTCACGGCTAGTATTATTGCTGAACAATATCATTTAAATACGAAATTGGTCAATATGACTATTGGGATCAGTATTGTGCTGGGGTTGTTTACTACGGCGCTTTGGAATCAAGCTCTTATCTATATCTTTTCAACCCTGTAACCTGTATAATTATCCCAACTATTTTTTAGTGCCAAAAGACTTTTATACATTGTAACACCCTGTATGTCAAACCCTACAATGAATGAAATTCCTGGCATTGTGGCTACTGCATGTAGTACTTCTAGATCCCCTTACTAATCATATAGAGCGCTTACTCTTTAGGCAGCAAGTTGACTCGGCTCTACAAGTTATAGATCAGAATTTGCCTGCCAAACAGGACTATATTTATTGGAGATTACTATTAAGTAAAGGTGAGGCCCTGCAAAAAAAAGGTAAATACAGTGCAGCTTTACCCGTTTTACATCAGGTTTATAAAAGCACGGATTCTTACCCGGACCTATACGCTAGAACCTGCATGGAATTAGCTCTGGTTCATGAGCTTACTAACTCGCCTGTCAACGTTAAGCATTATTTGCATTTAGCCAAAAGTAGAATTGAGGAATTTGACTTGGATTCCCTCCGTCCTGAATCCAATGTGAGATATTCCTCTTACCTGAGGATCTATGAAAGAGAGGTTTCCATTGAGCCTTATTTAGAAGAAGGAGAGAAGTTGGCTAAGAAGTTCAATAAAGTGAAGGAAATGGCTGAAATTTACTCGTTGAGAGCGGCCAGATTACCCGGCAATGATCATAGTGGGAGATTGACACAATATTTGGCTAGTATCCGTTCGTATAGTCAAATCTCTGACTGGGGTGGGATGAGTTCACTTTACTTCCTTGCGGCCCGTAGTTTATTCAGAATGGACGATTATGCCGGTTCTTTAAAATATATAGATTCAGCTATATATTTTGGTTCCAAAGTGCCGGATGAGATGATTTCACACTTTCTAGCTGATCCATATCTCTTAAAAACTTATATTCTGGAAAAACAAGGTAAGGAAAAAGAGGTATATGTGGCATATAAAATGGGTAGTTCCTACGCCATGGAAGATTTGGAGAATAAGTTGGCCAATCAAGTTGCGGAATTAGAGCCTGCATATAGATCTGAGGGACTAAAGCAGGAAAATAGGATAAAGACCTGGATTCTAATAGCTAGCCTTCTGGCTTTGTTCCTTTCCTTGGCTTTAATACTTACCATAAGGAGTAATGCCAAGAGGCTGAAAAGTATGAATTCTTCACTTAATCCTCCATCATTCAGAAGCAAGCAGAGCATTTAAAGAAATTGATGGAATCTAAGTCGAGGTTTTACGCAAATCTTAGTCATGAACTTCGCACACCATTGATGCTTATATTGAATCCGCTGGAGCGTCTCCTTTCTGCCCAAGATTTTTCTCCCAGTAATAGAAAGCTAGTAGAAACTATTCATCAAGCAGGACTAAGTCTGGAGAAGATCATCCGGCAAATACTTGACATAGAAAAGCTTGATTCTGGTCTGATACAAGCACAGTACGAAGCAGTAAATGCTAGTAGTTATTTCAAACAACTCCTAGGGCAATTTGATTCATTGATAGACGCTAACAAAATTCAGTGTCAGTGGGAAGTCCAAATTCCAGAAGATGAGTACTGGATGATGGACAAGGAGAAAATACGCCAGATCCTCCATAATTTACTCAGTAATGCTTTAAAGTTTGTTGACAAAGAAGTTAAAGTTCAAGTGGGAGAGGAGGGGAATGAATACCTTATTCGAGTTCAAGATGATGGACCCGGCATTAGTTCTGAGGAACCCTCTAAGATCTTCGATCGATACTATCAATTGGACCAAAATCTAAAGGGTTTAGGTTTAGGACTAGGGATCTGTAAGGAATTAGTAGAGATATTAGGAGGGGAGATGGGTTTGGTGAGTAGGGCAGGCTATGGTAGTGTATTTCGCGTAAAAATTCCATATGAAAGGATACAGAAACCTTCCGTATTACAAGCTGACATTCACACAGCAAGGATTTTGATCGTTGAGGATAATGTAAGGGTGAGGGAATACTTGGAAGAGATATTAGGGGAACAATATAGAGTCTATTCCGTGCCTAATGTGGTAGAAGCTACGACTTTTTTGACAGAAGTGGATCTGGTGATTACAGATTTGATGATGCAGGGAGAAGATGGTTTGGCTTTGGTTCAAAAAATCAAATCGAATCCCGAAACACAGTCTATACCAGTGGTCATGCTCACGGCAAGGGGAGAAGATGAGATAAAACTAACGGCCCTGCGCATAGGAGTGGATGATTACTTGGTAATGCCATTTAAGGAGGAAGAGTTGAAAGTGCGCATTAATAACTTATTGTTTAATTATAATCAAAGACAAAAGCTGGCGCAGGAACCAAGCGCTGATCAATCCTGGTTAAAGGAATTTGAAATGTATGTGTCAGAACATTATGCTGATTCTACACTTTCTGTTCCTGTTTTATGTGACAGATTTTCTATGTCAGAATCAACACTACTGAGGAACTTAAAAAGGCTGACGGGACTAAGTCCTCAACAGTACATTTTGGAGGTGAGGCTGAAGAAGGCTTATGCCTTATTAGAAAGCCAAGCGTATGTTAGTGTACAGCAAGTGGCCGTCAAATGTGGGTATAAAGATGCCAAATCTTTTAGCAGAGCCTTTAAACTGAGGTACGGCATACTGCCATCTGCCTTACTTTGAAGGAATATGCTACTAGTTTGACGGATTTTGCGCCACTACCCTTTTTAGTTTTGTGTGTAAGGAACAGCTCATGGCTAAATTACTTATGGTAAGGATATCCGCACAACTTTGCTCTAATTGACCATATCAACATTTATAGGAAGTCCCGGTTTGCGTTTATCCGGGGCTTTTCTGCTTTTAAGACCTCTGATTTGTCATTCCCTCATTTATGTCATTTGCAAATTCGTCAGTGCCCTCTGTCAATTTGTCATAATTTAAGTTTGAAATCGCAGCTGGCATTTGAATTGATCATAGTATTGGCAGAACATAGATTAGAATATCTTAAAATAATTATGGGAAAAATAATAGGAATTGACTTAGGAACAACCAACTCATGCGTTTCCGTTATGGAAGGGAATGAGCCGGTGGTAATTGCCAACAGTGAAGGTGCCAGAACCACTCCCTCTATTGTAGCGTTTTTAGATAACGGCGAGAAGAAAGTGGGTGCTCCTGCAAAAAGACAAGCTATTACCAATCCAAAGAATACCATTTCCTCTGTGAAACGTTTCATGGGTAAGAAATACTCTGAAGTAGGGGGGGAAATGAAAACGGTGGCGTATGATGTAGAACAAGGTCCAAATGACACTCCAAGAGTGAAAATAGGTGACCGTCTATATACTCCTCAGGAAATCTCTGCTTTCATTCTTCAAAAAATGAAATCCACAGCGGAAGATTATCTAGGACAAACGGTAACTGAAGCTGTGATCACCGTTCCGGCATACTTTAATGATGCAGAACGTCAAGCTACAAAAGAAGCTGGTATCATTGCAGGTTTAGATGTTAAACGTATCATCAACGAACCTACTGCAGCTGCGCTAGCGTATGGTCTTGACAAGCAGGGAAAGGACAGCACTATTGCCGTTTTTGACTTAGGTGGTGGTACTTTTGACGTATCCATTCTGGATCTTGGTGATGGAGTATTCGAAGTGAAATCTACTGATGGTGATACTCACTTAGGTGGTGATGACTTTGACCAAGTAATCATTGAGTGGTTAGCTGATGAATTCAAGAAAGATGAAGGTGTAGATCTTCGTCACGATGCTATGGCTCTGCAACGTTTGAAAGAAGCTGCTGAAAGAGCGAAAATCGAGTTGTCTAGCTCTACTCAAGCTGAAATCAACTTGCCTTATATCTTCCCGGTAGACGGAGTTCCAAAACACTTGGTTCGCTCCTTAACCCGTGCGAAGTTCGAGCAATTAGCAGATAGTTTATTGAAAAGAATGATGGAACCTTGTAAGAGAGCCTTGAAAAATGCGGGTATCTCTGCAAGTCAGGTAGACGAAGTGATCCTAGTAGGTGGTTCTACTCGTATCCCTAAAGTACAGGAAGAAGTAGAAGCTTTCTTTGGTAAAAAACCTTCTAAAGGGGTTAACCCTGATGAAGCTGTGGCTATCGGTGCGGCTATACAGGGTGGTGTTTTAACCGGAGAAGTGAAAGATATCTTACTTCTTGATGTTATCCCTCTATCTCTAGGTATTGAAACTATGGGTGGAGTATTTACAAAAATGATTGAGGCAAATACTACTATCCCTACAAATAAAGTGGAAGTCTTCTCCACTGCTGCTGATAACCAGCCTTCAGTAGAATTGCACGTACTTCAGGGAGAAAGACCTATGGCGGCTCAGAACCGTACATTAGGACGTTTCCACTTGGACGGTATTCCACCGGCCCCGAGAGGAGTACCTCAAATTGAAGTGACCTTTGACGTGGATGCTAACGGTATCTTAAACGTTACCGCTAAGGACAAAGGAACAGGTAAAGAGCAAAAGATCCGTATTGAAGCTTCTAGTGGTCTGTCAGATGCTGAAATTCAGAAAATGAGAGACGAAGCTAAGGCTAATGAAGAAGCAGACAAGCGTGAACGTGAGCTAGTAGATAAGGTGAATGCGGCTGACTCTTTAATCTTCCAAACGGAGAAACAGTTGAAAGAATATGGAGATAAAGTTTCCGATGGAAACAAAACTGCCATAGAAGCAGCATTGACTGAGTTAAAAGCGGCTCATGCTTCTCGTGATACAGCTGCTCTGGATGCAGCCACTGAAAAGTTGAACACGGCATGGCAAGCGGCTTCTCAAGAGATTTACAATGCTCAACAAGCTGCGGGCGCTGCCCAACAACCTACAGACGGTAACTCCGGAGATGACGTTACTGACGTCAACTACGAAGAAGTGAAATAAGAAAAGAAAAGGCTGTCAATTTTGACAGCCTTTATTTTTTGTAGAATTCTTCAATCTTTTCTAAGAGTATTTTATTTTCCTCTGCCGTTCCAATTGTAATCCTCAAGCAATCCTTGCATAAGATAACAGAAGTCCTATCTCTGATGATCACCTTTTGGCCTAATAAATAGTGAAACAAGGCTTTAGCATCCTTGAATCTTACCAAAAGCATGTTAGATTGAGACGGGAAGATCTTCTCAGCGAGTGGTTTCAAGGATTCCTCCAATTGATCTCTAAGCGCCAAAATTTCCTTCACGTAAGTATTCTTTTGCTCTTCCTTATCCAGAGATTCTAATAATTTAGCTTGGGTCAATTGGTTAAGGTTATAAGGATATTTTACCTTATTCAAAATCTTGATGATTTCAGGATGCGCATAAGCCGTTCCTATCCTCAAACCTGCCATACCCCATGCTTTGGAGAAGGTTTGAATGACTACAAGGTTTGGATATTTATCCAGTTCTTGAATAAAGGATGGTTCACTGGAAAAGTCTACATAAGCCTCATCTACCACCACCATTTTATGAGGGAAAGCTTTTACAATCTGTAGAATGGCTTCCCTATCTAGGCTGTTTCCACTTGGGTTATTAGGAGAACAGATCCAAATGATCTTGGTAGCCGTATTTATGGAATCAAACACCGTGTCCGGATCAATCTCAAAATCCTCTGTCAATGGGGCCTCTTGAATGCCTACTTCCTGAATGTCTGCACAGACCTTATACATTCCGTAAGTTGGAGGGAGAATAAGTATATTGTCCTCCTTGGGAGTACAGGTTATTCTTATCAAATGATCAATGGCTTCATCAGATCCATTGCCTAAGAAAATTT harbors:
- a CDS encoding GNAT family N-acetyltransferase, which encodes MAKAQGKRYGQLLYEKAIEEAKSRGITKLWLGVWEENVKALGFYQRNGFETFGSHIFTLGKHPQVDLLMKKQL
- a CDS encoding GNAT family N-acetyltransferase codes for the protein MNKIKPYKPEERQHYLKVWEDSVLATHHFLEPHVFQSIKKIVSDLDFGELESHGLWEDDELLGFIGIADKKIEMLFLSPRQRGKGYGRLLMEFALDIYAVNSLDVNEQNPEALGFYLHMGFEIQGRSEIDSLGLPYPILHLLRKNLD
- a CDS encoding AEC family transporter, translated to MVNFILIAFCVGVGMLLQKLRLVPHDAHKGINTWIMYVALPAVSFKYLPKVQWDVQMIFPVLAPLLAWAGAWVVMELYCKGKHYKQRSRSTLEMVSGFSNTSFIGFPLVTAYYGEGHLPIAILSDQSTFILLSTVGIITSLKASSTERISFTGIAKKLVTFPPFIGCVIALFFSPFVSFEVAEPFFDKLVATVGPLALFSIGLQLKFEGWKQQMPQISMALWYKLILAPGLVLFAALMLNVDEEIAKISIFEMAMPTLVTASIIAEQYHLNTKLVNMTIGISIVLGLFTTALWNQALIYIFSTL
- a CDS encoding hybrid sensor histidine kinase/response regulator transcription factor, whose translation is MESKSRFYANLSHELRTPLMLILNPLERLLSAQDFSPSNRKLVETIHQAGLSLEKIIRQILDIEKLDSGLIQAQYEAVNASSYFKQLLGQFDSLIDANKIQCQWEVQIPEDEYWMMDKEKIRQILHNLLSNALKFVDKEVKVQVGEEGNEYLIRVQDDGPGISSEEPSKIFDRYYQLDQNLKGLGLGLGICKELVEILGGEMGLVSRAGYGSVFRVKIPYERIQKPSVLQADIHTARILIVEDNVRVREYLEEILGEQYRVYSVPNVVEATTFLTEVDLVITDLMMQGEDGLALVQKIKSNPETQSIPVVMLTARGEDEIKLTALRIGVDDYLVMPFKEEELKVRINNLLFNYNQRQKLAQEPSADQSWLKEFEMYVSEHYADSTLSVPVLCDRFSMSESTLLRNLKRLTGLSPQQYILEVRLKKAYALLESQAYVSVQQVAVKCGYKDAKSFSRAFKLRYGILPSALL
- the dnaK gene encoding molecular chaperone DnaK, with protein sequence MGKIIGIDLGTTNSCVSVMEGNEPVVIANSEGARTTPSIVAFLDNGEKKVGAPAKRQAITNPKNTISSVKRFMGKKYSEVGGEMKTVAYDVEQGPNDTPRVKIGDRLYTPQEISAFILQKMKSTAEDYLGQTVTEAVITVPAYFNDAERQATKEAGIIAGLDVKRIINEPTAAALAYGLDKQGKDSTIAVFDLGGGTFDVSILDLGDGVFEVKSTDGDTHLGGDDFDQVIIEWLADEFKKDEGVDLRHDAMALQRLKEAAERAKIELSSSTQAEINLPYIFPVDGVPKHLVRSLTRAKFEQLADSLLKRMMEPCKRALKNAGISASQVDEVILVGGSTRIPKVQEEVEAFFGKKPSKGVNPDEAVAIGAAIQGGVLTGEVKDILLLDVIPLSLGIETMGGVFTKMIEANTTIPTNKVEVFSTAADNQPSVELHVLQGERPMAAQNRTLGRFHLDGIPPAPRGVPQIEVTFDVDANGILNVTAKDKGTGKEQKIRIEASSGLSDAEIQKMRDEAKANEEADKRERELVDKVNAADSLIFQTEKQLKEYGDKVSDGNKTAIEAALTELKAAHASRDTAALDAATEKLNTAWQAASQEIYNAQQAAGAAQQPTDGNSGDDVTDVNYEEVK
- the hisC gene encoding histidinol-phosphate transaminase, whose amino-acid sequence is MEVLDLIRPIFVKLTPYSSARDEYSGKEGVFLDANENPFSSVTGESFNRYPDPYQWACKEKLAKIKGVKPEQIFLGNGSDEAIDHLIRITCTPKEDNILILPPTYGMYKVCADIQEVGIQEAPLTEDFEIDPDTVFDSINTATKIIWICSPNNPSGNSLDREAILQIVKAFPHKMVVVDEAYVDFSSEPSFIQELDKYPNLVVIQTFSKAWGMAGLRIGTAYAHPEIIKILNKVKYPYNLNQLTQAKLLESLDKEEQKNTYVKEILALRDQLEESLKPLAEKIFPSQSNMLLVRFKDAKALFHYLLGQKVIIRDRTSVILCKDCLRITIGTAEENKILLEKIEEFYKK